The Antennarius striatus isolate MH-2024 chromosome 20, ASM4005453v1, whole genome shotgun sequence genome includes a region encoding these proteins:
- the slc35b3 gene encoding adenosine 3'-phospho 5'-phosphosulfate transporter 2: MSAKYGLVGYNSSRKHISISIPSSTEVMSPHIKSVEELKVLGINLSSYSALTQFLICVAGVFIFYLIYGYLQELIFSVDGFKPFGWYLTLIQFGFYSMFGLVELQLTQDKRRRIPGKTYMIIAFLTVGTMGLSNTSLGYLNYPTQVIFKCCKLIPVMIGGVFIQGKRYNVADVSAAICMSLGLIWFTLADSKVAPNFNVTGVLLISLALCADAAIGNVQEKAMKLHNGSNSEMVLYSYSIGFVYILTGLLCVGGLGPAMTFCAEHPVKTYGYAFLFSLTGYFGISFVLALIKLFGALVAVTVTTGRKAMTIVLSFMFFAKPFTFQYIWGGLLVLFGIFLNVYSKNREKMKLPSVKDLRNLLLTGKKVRFLSQNV, translated from the exons ATGAGTGCCAAATATGGTCTGGTGGGCTACAACAGTTCGCGGAAGCACATTTCAATCTCCATCCCATCATCCACAGAGGTGATGTCCCCCCACATAAAATCTGTGGAAGAATTGAAGGTCCTGGGAATCAACCTTAGCAGCTATAGTGCCCTGACACAATTCTTGATTTGTGTTGCTGGAGTCTTTATCTTTTACCTCATCTATGGTTACCTGCAG GAACTGATATTTTCTGTGGATGGATTCAAGCCTTTCGGGTGGTATCTCACTCTGATCCAGTTTGGATTCTATTCCATGTTTGGACTGGTAGAGCTTCAGCTCACACAGGACAAACGCAGGAG gATACCGGGGAAAACCTACATGATCATTGCTTTTCTAACAGTGGGCACTATGGGCTTGTCCAATACCTCTCTGGGCTACTTGAACTACCCCACACAGGTCATTTTCAAGTGCTGTAAACTTATTCCAGTCATGATTGGAGGAGTGTTTATACAAG GTAAACGCTATAATGTGGCTGATGTGTCTGCAGCAATCTGCATGAGTCTGGGACTCATCTGGTTTACGCTCGCTGACAGTAAAGTGGCCCCTAATTTTAATGTGACAG GCGTTCTCCTCATCTCCTTGGCACTGTGCGCAGATGCAGCCATTGGAAATGTGCAGGAGAAAGCCATGAAACTTCACAACGGTTCCAACTCTGAAatg GTGCTGTATTCATACTCCATCGGCTTTGTCTACATACTGACAGGCCTGCTTTGTGTGGGCGGGCTGGGCCCAGCAATGACATTTTGTGCAGAG CATCCTGTGAAGACATACGGTTatgcattcctcttctctcttacGGGCTACTTTGGCATTTCTTTTGTGCTGGCCTTGATCAAACTCTTCGGGGCCCTGGTTGCAGTGACAG TGACCACTGGGAGAAAGGCCATGACTATCGTACTTTCCTTCATGTTCTTTGCAAAACCTTTCACTTTTCA GTATATCTGGGGTGGCCTTCTGGTGCTCTTTGGCATCTTCTTGAATGTTTACAgtaaaaacagagagaaaatgaagctTCCCTCTGTCAAGGACCTCAGGAACTTATTGCTGACTGGGAAGAAGGTCCGATTTCTCTCACAAAATGTATAG